The Argopecten irradians isolate NY chromosome 4, Ai_NY, whole genome shotgun sequence genome has a window encoding:
- the LOC138322524 gene encoding uncharacterized protein, translating into MNFDALVYAGVVIFFDNGASAYRTLTCVEPEPGFLSKLNHYITGTEVPKVCLTRPEIVKRCVVCLLAYGFLICIILLIPYIRPTCRYIMGSLSKARQWIIGPRRCPHCRTAPCQVLRKSTLNQLNQHNRKIGILAERSIAMMVFNCGLEVSTLLTTELAQDDQYFERRLCQNQFEEKHMELFPVCIQNHINKFYPLPRNS; encoded by the exons ATGAATTTTGATGCGCTTGTTTACGCCGGAGTGGTGATATTTTTTGATAATGGAGCCAGCGCATATAGAACTCTTACTTG TGTGGAACCGGAGCCGGGGTTTCTCTCCAAGTTAAATCATTACATCACCGGAACGGAAGTACCAAAAGTGTGTCTCACTCGACCGGAGATAGTAAAG AGATGTGTTGTCTGTCTGTTAGCCTACGGGTTTCTCATCTGTATAATCCTACTGATTCCATACATACGACCGACTTGTCGTTATATCATGGGATCTCTGTCCAAAGCTCGTCAGTGGATTATAG GCCCTCGGCGTTGTCCACACTGCCGGACAGCTCCATGCCAGGTCCTGAGAAAGTCCACTCTGAACCAACTGAACCAACATAACCGTAAAATTGGGATCCTTGCCGAACGCTCCATCGCCATGATGGTCTTCAACTGTGGACTGGAAGTGTCTACACTGTTGACCACGGAACTAGCTCAGGATGACCAGTACTTTGAGAGAAGACTCTGCCAGAATCAATTCGAGGAAAAACACATGGAATTATTTCCTGTATGCATCCAGAATCATATCAATAAATTTTACCCTCTCCCAAGAAATAGCTAG